The proteins below are encoded in one region of bacterium:
- a CDS encoding TraR/DksA family transcriptional regulator: MDKKKLEYYKSRLLQERERILRALNQNEDDFEGSTTTRSAEFEESAKLDRDREYISGLLTKDTDVLSEIEDALKRVKEGTYGYCIDTGKEIPESRLEAMPWTPRCREAQEAYERRRGAGDDDFFSEKR, from the coding sequence ATGGATAAAAAGAAGCTCGAATATTACAAGTCACGACTGCTGCAGGAACGTGAGCGCATCCTGCGCGCGCTCAATCAGAATGAGGACGACTTCGAAGGCTCGACCACGACGCGCAGCGCGGAATTCGAGGAATCGGCCAAGCTCGATCGTGACCGCGAGTACATTTCCGGCCTGCTGACCAAGGACACGGATGTTCTCTCCGAGATCGAAGACGCCTTGAAGCGTGTCAAGGAAGGCACCTACGGCTACTGCATCGACACCGGCAAGGAAATACCGGAATCCCGCCTGGAAGCCATGCCCTGGACGCCGCGCTGCCGCGAAGCGCAAGAAGCCTATGAGCGCCGCCGTGGGGCCGGTGACGACGATTTCTTCAGCGAAAAACGTTAG